Proteins from a single region of Mycoplasmopsis edwardii:
- the lgt gene encoding prolipoprotein diacylglyceryl transferase, with protein sequence MNNLSGPSYIPDIAFREGTPSILFSIGSFSFYTYSLMIMTGYLASILTIFFFWRREKMNMDVLYGLILITIPMGIIGSRLGFVFEELIYSPEPFKGSAWYALWDGGLSIQGGVFFTIIADLIYAYTKRHIIDVRKAASIIIPTILVGQFIGRFGNYGNHEVYGKIDWTGASVIPLGRSFANNMYISDAYTDQLNLEGAYRYPLFLYEGLANLVGYLIIVWVFNLLWSFRPGATSGLYLVWYGVLRLALEPLRQESYLYYSIIALGFALAGTIIFIYYQFWAKIKYTTTIKHKIFKHYEYQNEAQYLAYVNRTSFSHLFKLTLSYTWFK encoded by the coding sequence ATGAATAATTTATCAGGACCAAGCTATATTCCTGATATAGCTTTTAGAGAAGGTACGCCAAGTATTTTATTTAGTATTGGATCATTTAGCTTTTATACATACTCATTAATGATTATGACAGGTTATTTAGCTTCAATCTTAACAATCTTTTTCTTTTGAAGAAGAGAAAAAATGAATATGGATGTACTTTATGGTTTAATCTTAATTACAATCCCTATGGGTATTATAGGTTCGCGTTTAGGTTTCGTATTTGAAGAATTGATTTATAGTCCAGAACCATTTAAGGGATCGGCTTGATATGCTTTATGAGACGGGGGATTAAGTATCCAAGGAGGTGTCTTCTTCACCATCATAGCAGACTTAATCTATGCTTATACTAAGAGACATATTATCGATGTTAGAAAAGCAGCATCAATTATCATACCAACAATTCTAGTTGGGCAATTTATTGGTAGATTTGGAAACTATGGAAACCATGAGGTTTATGGAAAAATCGATTGAACAGGAGCTAGTGTAATTCCATTAGGAAGATCATTCGCAAATAATATGTATATCTCTGATGCATACACAGATCAATTAAATCTTGAAGGTGCTTATAGATATCCTTTATTCTTATATGAAGGATTAGCAAACTTAGTCGGATACTTAATAATAGTTTGAGTATTTAACTTATTATGATCATTTAGACCAGGAGCCACTTCTGGACTATACTTAGTGTGATACGGTGTTTTAAGACTTGCTCTTGAACCACTTAGACAAGAATCATACTTATACTACTCAATCATTGCTTTAGGATTTGCTCTTGCAGGTACAATAATCTTTATTTACTACCAATTCTGAGCGAAAATTAAATACACAACAACTATTAAACACAAAATTTTTAAACATTATGAATATCAAAATGAAGCACAGTATCTTGCATATGTAAACAGAACTTCATTCTCACACTTATTTAAATTAACTTTATCATACACATGATTTAAGTAA